From a single Aquarana catesbeiana isolate 2022-GZ linkage group LG09, ASM4218655v1, whole genome shotgun sequence genomic region:
- the LOC141109000 gene encoding olfactory receptor 5A2-like, with the protein MAARSPANLTTVFLLLGLYDVPQFRCASFLLFLSIYLMTLIGNTVVLTAIISSTFLHTPMYFFLANLSILEMCYITITIPNILNNINNQSNIISFWACICQVYLFTLCATTECVLLAIMAYDRYVAICIPLRYRIIINHTLCLQLTGAAWASGIVNSIIQSLPTSLLPYCGLNKIDRLYCEVQPLLQLSCSDAYINKVLTSVSATVFGVGFMTFILITYIFIISTILRIPCLHGRMKAFSTCSSHITVVTMYYGALIFMYMRPTSSDSQRMDSVVSAIYCMVIPVLNPIIYSLRNKEVKQAITKNFKLLFNSQTVRLGRH; encoded by the coding sequence ATGGCTGCCAGAAGTCCAGCCAACTTAACCACTGTGTTTCTTCTCCTGGGCCTCTATGATGTTCCTCAGTTTCGTTGTGCTTCTTTCTTGTTATTCCTGAGTATATACCTGATGACATTAATCGGCAACACAGTTGTTCTTACAGCTATTATTTCTAGTACTTTTCTTCATACACCCATGTACTTCTTTCTGGCCAACCTCTCAATCCTAGAAATGTGCTACATAACTATAACTATCCCCAACATTCTCAACAACATCAATAACCAAAGTAATATAATTTCTTTCTGGGCATGTATTTGTCAAGTTTATCTCTTTACGTTGTGTGCTACTACAGAATGTGTTCTTTTAGCTATCATGGCTTATGACCGTTATGTCGCTATTTGTATCCCTTTACGATATAGAATTATCATAAACCATACCCTGTGTCTCCAGTTAACAGGGGCCGCATGGGCCAGTGGCATTGTGAACTCCATCATACAATCCCTTCCCACTTCTCTTCTCCCATACTGTGGACTAAACAAGATAGATAGATTGTACTGCGAGGTTCAGCCACTGTTACAATTGTCTTGCAGTGACGCGTATATCAACAAGGTTTTGACTTCTGTTTCTGCTACAGTGTTCGGAGTTGGGTTTATGACGTTTATTTTGATCACCTATATCTTTATCATTTCAACCATTCTCCGAATCCCATGTTTACATGGGAGGATGAAAGCTTTCTCAACCTGTAGTTCTCACATCACGGTGGTCACCATGTATTATGGTGCTCTCATTTTCATGTACATGAGGCCAACATCCTCCGATTCACAGAGAATGGACAGTGTTGTGTCTGCCATCTACTGCATGGTCATCCCAGTGCTGAACCCGATTATTTACAGCTTGAGGAACAAAGAAGTAAAACAGGCCattacaaaaaattttaaattaCTCTTCAACAGTCAAACGGTAAGACTTGGTAGGCACTGA